One genomic region from Carcharodon carcharias isolate sCarCar2 chromosome 12, sCarCar2.pri, whole genome shotgun sequence encodes:
- the trak2 gene encoding trafficking kinesin-binding protein 2 isoform X1: MPENKPMNVNQKETGSITDVCSSEDLPEVELVSLIEDQLTQYHLRADSLYLYQNRDWEQVPEYPGHASSELSPTQAEETFRYMRSSSIFQHAINVGIDTVLSSDRVDQMTRTYNDTDMVTHLLAERDHDLELAARIGQSLLQRNRVLTERNELLEEQLAQAYDQVNQLQHELSKKDDLLRVVANASEESESDSSCSTPLRHNESFHLSHSLMQLDALQIKLRELEDENLSLRSEACHLKTETINYEEKEQQLVQDCVKELKETNIQISNLADELSRKNEDIVRHQEEITNLLSQIVELQLKVKECAIEKEELKQHLQASKDAQRQLTAELLEVQDRNAECLGMLHESQEEVKELRNKSTTSSLQRPQSYSMFPMDSLAAEIEGSMRRELNLEESTIQDQRNQHKRVFHTVRSINETIQSHKLASPPGSIPGSGYSSVVMTVKPHQSVMGPTDTKVSNNSASERDAHCNLSRIGKPGTPGGKDLATALRRLSLRQENYLSEKMFFEDERDRKLLALATEEESSCNTPTESVLSTGTNLTDLTEMSCLSGASSYFRTFLPEKLQIVKPLEGSMTLHQWQQLAQPNLGTILDPRPGVLTKGFELLPEDGTYHLSDLEEDIEEGITFKAQRTSTPEGKENQKQPPKGQEPPPDIFLPITSFSTHDMTAVRNPGKCLSQTNSTFTFTTCRILHPTDVAQVTASLTYAPVPSSGGSSVNMIANSNTQIASCRPSIGESFMNRRESTTTLSSTSSLTKLLLDRGISAGIYRCPLLKCPSVVRPKTLAIPCTPPNSPSSSPCPSPLPFDTRGAMDNFLASRPAETLLQEVYCLKPGRSRADSAPVNLNLVKKLQRMGIAQVVNPRNVPEHDENPECRSKQRRLESAVFMGTGSGLLGGLRRNQSLPSVIGGLGVPVPKMGSLNEEKTETKLDLSA, translated from the exons GATCATCAAGCATTTTTCAACATGCAATCAATGTAGGCATTGATACAG ttcTCAGTTCCGACAGGGTGGATCAGATGACCAGGACGTACAATGACACCGATATGGTCACGCACCTGCTGGCTGAG AGAGATCACGATTTGGAGTTGGCTGCCCGGATAGGACAGTCGTTATTGCAACGGAACCGGGTACTGACTGAGAGGAATGAGCTCTTAGAAGAACAGCTGGCTCAGGCTTACGATCAA GTTAACCAACTACAGCATGAGCTGTCCAAAAAGGATGACCTCCTGCGAGTGGTAGCCAATGCTTCAGAGGAGAGCGAatctgactccagctgctccacACCACTCCGTCATAATGAGTCCTTTCATCTgtcacacagcttgatgcagttGGATGCTTTGCAGATTAAATTGCGAGAACTGGAGGATGAAAACCTCTCCCTCCGTTCTGAG GCTTGTCACCTGAAGACAGAAACTATCAACTATGAAGAGAAGGAACAGCAGTTGGTCCAAGACTGTGTGAAGGAGTTAA AAGAAACAAATATACAGATTTCCAACCTGGCAGATGAACTCTCCAGAAAGAACGAAGACATTGTACGTCACCAGGAGGAGATTACTAACTTGCTCAGTCAAATTGTGGAGCTTCAGCTTAAAGTCAAAGAG TGTGCTATTGAAAAAGAAGAACTTAAACAACATCTGCAAGCCTCCAAAGATGCCCAAAGACAGCTTACGGCAGAG CTGCTAGAAGTACAAGATCGGAATGCTGAGTGTTTGGGAATGTTGCATGAATCCCAGGAGGAAGTAAAAGAATTACGGAACAAATCAACAACATCCTCACTTCAACGGCCCCAGTCCTACAGCATGTTCCCAATG GATTCCTTGGCAGCTGAGATTGAGGGAAGCATGCGCAGGGAACTAAATCTGGAAGAATCTACCATTCAAGACCAAAG GAATCAACACAAACGGGTTTTCCATACCGTCAGAAGCATCAATGAAACCATACAATCCCACAAGCTGGCATCCCCCCCAGGATCTATCCCGGGATCTGGTTACTCATCGGTTGTCATGACAGTGAAACCCCACCAATCTGTTATGGGACCAACTGATACGAAAGTGTCGAATAACTCTGCAAGTGAACGTGATGCCCACTG CAACCTCTCTAGGATTGGGAAACCTGGTACTCCTGGGGGAAAAGACTTGGCCACTGCCCTGCGCCGGCTCTCCCTACGGCAGGAGAACTACCTGAGTGAGAAAATGTTCTTCGAAGATGAGCGAGATCGGAAGCTGTTGGCCCTGGCAACAGAGGAGGAGAGCAGCTGTAATACACCGACAGAGAGTGTCCTGTCCACGGGGACCAACCTCACAGATCTAACAGAGATGTCCTGCTTGTCTGGGGCATCCAGCTATTTCCGCACATTCTTGCCTGAGAAGCTACAGATAGTTAAGCCACTAGAAG GTTCCATGACTTTGCATCAGTGGCAACAATTAGCACAGCCCAACCTGGGCACGATTTTAGACCCACGACCCGGGGTCCTTACTAAAGGCTTTGAATTGCTGCCAGAAGATGGCACTTATCACTTGTCTGATCTAGAGGAGGACATCGAGGAGGGCATCACCTTCAAAGCCCAGCGCACCTCGACTCCTGAGGGTAAGGAGAACCAGAAGCAGCCACCAAAGGGGCAGGAGCCACCGCCAGATATTTTTCTGCCAATAACGAGCTTCTCCACTCATGACATGACGGCTG TGCGGAATCCAGGGAAATGTCTGTCGCAGACTAATTCTACTTTCACCTTCACCACCTGCCGGATCCTGCATCCCACAGATGTTGCTCAAGTTACAGCAAG CTTAACGTATGCTCCAGTGCCAAGTTCAGGGGGCTCATCCGTCAACATGATCGCCAATTCAAACACTCAAATAGCTTCTTGCCGCCCAAGCATTGGTGAATCCTTCATGAACAGGAGGGAGTCGACTACCACTCTGAGCAGTACCAGCAGTCTGACAAAACTCCTGCTCGATCGAGGGATCTCCGCTGGTATTTATCGCTGTCCGCTGTTGAAATGCCCATCTGTGGTTCGCCCCAAGACATTAGCCATACCCTGCACCCCACCAAACTCTCCCTCCAGCTCCCCATGCCCATCACCCTTGCCCTTTGACACGCGGGGAGCCATGGACAACTTCCTGGCTTCACGGCCTGCTGAGACGCTTCTCCAGGAGGTTTACTGTCTGAAGCCGGGGCGAAGCCGTGCAGATTCTGCTCCCGTCAATCTGAACTTGGTCAAGAAGCTGCAAAGAATGGGAATTGCCCAAGTGGTCAACCCCCGGAATGTTCCAGAGCATGACGAAAACCCCGAGTGCAGGAGCAAGCAGCGCAGGCTGGAATCAGCAGTGTTCATGGGGACTGGCAGCGGCCTTTTGGGGGGTCTGAGGCGGAACCAGAGCCTCCCCAGTGTGATTGGTGGACTTGGTGTGCCAGTACCAAAAATGGGCAGCTTAAATGAAGAGAAGACTGAAACCAAGCTGGATTTATCGGCATAG
- the trak2 gene encoding trafficking kinesin-binding protein 2 isoform X2 has product MPENKPMNVNQKETGSITDVCSSEDLPEVELVSLIEDQLTQYHLRADSLYLYQNRDWEQVPEYPGHASSELSPTQAEETFRYMILSSDRVDQMTRTYNDTDMVTHLLAERDHDLELAARIGQSLLQRNRVLTERNELLEEQLAQAYDQVNQLQHELSKKDDLLRVVANASEESESDSSCSTPLRHNESFHLSHSLMQLDALQIKLRELEDENLSLRSEACHLKTETINYEEKEQQLVQDCVKELKETNIQISNLADELSRKNEDIVRHQEEITNLLSQIVELQLKVKECAIEKEELKQHLQASKDAQRQLTAELLEVQDRNAECLGMLHESQEEVKELRNKSTTSSLQRPQSYSMFPMDSLAAEIEGSMRRELNLEESTIQDQRNQHKRVFHTVRSINETIQSHKLASPPGSIPGSGYSSVVMTVKPHQSVMGPTDTKVSNNSASERDAHCNLSRIGKPGTPGGKDLATALRRLSLRQENYLSEKMFFEDERDRKLLALATEEESSCNTPTESVLSTGTNLTDLTEMSCLSGASSYFRTFLPEKLQIVKPLEGSMTLHQWQQLAQPNLGTILDPRPGVLTKGFELLPEDGTYHLSDLEEDIEEGITFKAQRTSTPEGKENQKQPPKGQEPPPDIFLPITSFSTHDMTAVRNPGKCLSQTNSTFTFTTCRILHPTDVAQVTASLTYAPVPSSGGSSVNMIANSNTQIASCRPSIGESFMNRRESTTTLSSTSSLTKLLLDRGISAGIYRCPLLKCPSVVRPKTLAIPCTPPNSPSSSPCPSPLPFDTRGAMDNFLASRPAETLLQEVYCLKPGRSRADSAPVNLNLVKKLQRMGIAQVVNPRNVPEHDENPECRSKQRRLESAVFMGTGSGLLGGLRRNQSLPSVIGGLGVPVPKMGSLNEEKTETKLDLSA; this is encoded by the exons ttcTCAGTTCCGACAGGGTGGATCAGATGACCAGGACGTACAATGACACCGATATGGTCACGCACCTGCTGGCTGAG AGAGATCACGATTTGGAGTTGGCTGCCCGGATAGGACAGTCGTTATTGCAACGGAACCGGGTACTGACTGAGAGGAATGAGCTCTTAGAAGAACAGCTGGCTCAGGCTTACGATCAA GTTAACCAACTACAGCATGAGCTGTCCAAAAAGGATGACCTCCTGCGAGTGGTAGCCAATGCTTCAGAGGAGAGCGAatctgactccagctgctccacACCACTCCGTCATAATGAGTCCTTTCATCTgtcacacagcttgatgcagttGGATGCTTTGCAGATTAAATTGCGAGAACTGGAGGATGAAAACCTCTCCCTCCGTTCTGAG GCTTGTCACCTGAAGACAGAAACTATCAACTATGAAGAGAAGGAACAGCAGTTGGTCCAAGACTGTGTGAAGGAGTTAA AAGAAACAAATATACAGATTTCCAACCTGGCAGATGAACTCTCCAGAAAGAACGAAGACATTGTACGTCACCAGGAGGAGATTACTAACTTGCTCAGTCAAATTGTGGAGCTTCAGCTTAAAGTCAAAGAG TGTGCTATTGAAAAAGAAGAACTTAAACAACATCTGCAAGCCTCCAAAGATGCCCAAAGACAGCTTACGGCAGAG CTGCTAGAAGTACAAGATCGGAATGCTGAGTGTTTGGGAATGTTGCATGAATCCCAGGAGGAAGTAAAAGAATTACGGAACAAATCAACAACATCCTCACTTCAACGGCCCCAGTCCTACAGCATGTTCCCAATG GATTCCTTGGCAGCTGAGATTGAGGGAAGCATGCGCAGGGAACTAAATCTGGAAGAATCTACCATTCAAGACCAAAG GAATCAACACAAACGGGTTTTCCATACCGTCAGAAGCATCAATGAAACCATACAATCCCACAAGCTGGCATCCCCCCCAGGATCTATCCCGGGATCTGGTTACTCATCGGTTGTCATGACAGTGAAACCCCACCAATCTGTTATGGGACCAACTGATACGAAAGTGTCGAATAACTCTGCAAGTGAACGTGATGCCCACTG CAACCTCTCTAGGATTGGGAAACCTGGTACTCCTGGGGGAAAAGACTTGGCCACTGCCCTGCGCCGGCTCTCCCTACGGCAGGAGAACTACCTGAGTGAGAAAATGTTCTTCGAAGATGAGCGAGATCGGAAGCTGTTGGCCCTGGCAACAGAGGAGGAGAGCAGCTGTAATACACCGACAGAGAGTGTCCTGTCCACGGGGACCAACCTCACAGATCTAACAGAGATGTCCTGCTTGTCTGGGGCATCCAGCTATTTCCGCACATTCTTGCCTGAGAAGCTACAGATAGTTAAGCCACTAGAAG GTTCCATGACTTTGCATCAGTGGCAACAATTAGCACAGCCCAACCTGGGCACGATTTTAGACCCACGACCCGGGGTCCTTACTAAAGGCTTTGAATTGCTGCCAGAAGATGGCACTTATCACTTGTCTGATCTAGAGGAGGACATCGAGGAGGGCATCACCTTCAAAGCCCAGCGCACCTCGACTCCTGAGGGTAAGGAGAACCAGAAGCAGCCACCAAAGGGGCAGGAGCCACCGCCAGATATTTTTCTGCCAATAACGAGCTTCTCCACTCATGACATGACGGCTG TGCGGAATCCAGGGAAATGTCTGTCGCAGACTAATTCTACTTTCACCTTCACCACCTGCCGGATCCTGCATCCCACAGATGTTGCTCAAGTTACAGCAAG CTTAACGTATGCTCCAGTGCCAAGTTCAGGGGGCTCATCCGTCAACATGATCGCCAATTCAAACACTCAAATAGCTTCTTGCCGCCCAAGCATTGGTGAATCCTTCATGAACAGGAGGGAGTCGACTACCACTCTGAGCAGTACCAGCAGTCTGACAAAACTCCTGCTCGATCGAGGGATCTCCGCTGGTATTTATCGCTGTCCGCTGTTGAAATGCCCATCTGTGGTTCGCCCCAAGACATTAGCCATACCCTGCACCCCACCAAACTCTCCCTCCAGCTCCCCATGCCCATCACCCTTGCCCTTTGACACGCGGGGAGCCATGGACAACTTCCTGGCTTCACGGCCTGCTGAGACGCTTCTCCAGGAGGTTTACTGTCTGAAGCCGGGGCGAAGCCGTGCAGATTCTGCTCCCGTCAATCTGAACTTGGTCAAGAAGCTGCAAAGAATGGGAATTGCCCAAGTGGTCAACCCCCGGAATGTTCCAGAGCATGACGAAAACCCCGAGTGCAGGAGCAAGCAGCGCAGGCTGGAATCAGCAGTGTTCATGGGGACTGGCAGCGGCCTTTTGGGGGGTCTGAGGCGGAACCAGAGCCTCCCCAGTGTGATTGGTGGACTTGGTGTGCCAGTACCAAAAATGGGCAGCTTAAATGAAGAGAAGACTGAAACCAAGCTGGATTTATCGGCATAG
- the trak2 gene encoding trafficking kinesin-binding protein 2 isoform X3, protein MPENKPMNVNQKETGSITVLSSDRVDQMTRTYNDTDMVTHLLAERDHDLELAARIGQSLLQRNRVLTERNELLEEQLAQAYDQVNQLQHELSKKDDLLRVVANASEESESDSSCSTPLRHNESFHLSHSLMQLDALQIKLRELEDENLSLRSEACHLKTETINYEEKEQQLVQDCVKELKETNIQISNLADELSRKNEDIVRHQEEITNLLSQIVELQLKVKECAIEKEELKQHLQASKDAQRQLTAELLEVQDRNAECLGMLHESQEEVKELRNKSTTSSLQRPQSYSMFPMDSLAAEIEGSMRRELNLEESTIQDQRNQHKRVFHTVRSINETIQSHKLASPPGSIPGSGYSSVVMTVKPHQSVMGPTDTKVSNNSASERDAHCNLSRIGKPGTPGGKDLATALRRLSLRQENYLSEKMFFEDERDRKLLALATEEESSCNTPTESVLSTGTNLTDLTEMSCLSGASSYFRTFLPEKLQIVKPLEGSMTLHQWQQLAQPNLGTILDPRPGVLTKGFELLPEDGTYHLSDLEEDIEEGITFKAQRTSTPEGKENQKQPPKGQEPPPDIFLPITSFSTHDMTAVRNPGKCLSQTNSTFTFTTCRILHPTDVAQVTASLTYAPVPSSGGSSVNMIANSNTQIASCRPSIGESFMNRRESTTTLSSTSSLTKLLLDRGISAGIYRCPLLKCPSVVRPKTLAIPCTPPNSPSSSPCPSPLPFDTRGAMDNFLASRPAETLLQEVYCLKPGRSRADSAPVNLNLVKKLQRMGIAQVVNPRNVPEHDENPECRSKQRRLESAVFMGTGSGLLGGLRRNQSLPSVIGGLGVPVPKMGSLNEEKTETKLDLSA, encoded by the exons ttcTCAGTTCCGACAGGGTGGATCAGATGACCAGGACGTACAATGACACCGATATGGTCACGCACCTGCTGGCTGAG AGAGATCACGATTTGGAGTTGGCTGCCCGGATAGGACAGTCGTTATTGCAACGGAACCGGGTACTGACTGAGAGGAATGAGCTCTTAGAAGAACAGCTGGCTCAGGCTTACGATCAA GTTAACCAACTACAGCATGAGCTGTCCAAAAAGGATGACCTCCTGCGAGTGGTAGCCAATGCTTCAGAGGAGAGCGAatctgactccagctgctccacACCACTCCGTCATAATGAGTCCTTTCATCTgtcacacagcttgatgcagttGGATGCTTTGCAGATTAAATTGCGAGAACTGGAGGATGAAAACCTCTCCCTCCGTTCTGAG GCTTGTCACCTGAAGACAGAAACTATCAACTATGAAGAGAAGGAACAGCAGTTGGTCCAAGACTGTGTGAAGGAGTTAA AAGAAACAAATATACAGATTTCCAACCTGGCAGATGAACTCTCCAGAAAGAACGAAGACATTGTACGTCACCAGGAGGAGATTACTAACTTGCTCAGTCAAATTGTGGAGCTTCAGCTTAAAGTCAAAGAG TGTGCTATTGAAAAAGAAGAACTTAAACAACATCTGCAAGCCTCCAAAGATGCCCAAAGACAGCTTACGGCAGAG CTGCTAGAAGTACAAGATCGGAATGCTGAGTGTTTGGGAATGTTGCATGAATCCCAGGAGGAAGTAAAAGAATTACGGAACAAATCAACAACATCCTCACTTCAACGGCCCCAGTCCTACAGCATGTTCCCAATG GATTCCTTGGCAGCTGAGATTGAGGGAAGCATGCGCAGGGAACTAAATCTGGAAGAATCTACCATTCAAGACCAAAG GAATCAACACAAACGGGTTTTCCATACCGTCAGAAGCATCAATGAAACCATACAATCCCACAAGCTGGCATCCCCCCCAGGATCTATCCCGGGATCTGGTTACTCATCGGTTGTCATGACAGTGAAACCCCACCAATCTGTTATGGGACCAACTGATACGAAAGTGTCGAATAACTCTGCAAGTGAACGTGATGCCCACTG CAACCTCTCTAGGATTGGGAAACCTGGTACTCCTGGGGGAAAAGACTTGGCCACTGCCCTGCGCCGGCTCTCCCTACGGCAGGAGAACTACCTGAGTGAGAAAATGTTCTTCGAAGATGAGCGAGATCGGAAGCTGTTGGCCCTGGCAACAGAGGAGGAGAGCAGCTGTAATACACCGACAGAGAGTGTCCTGTCCACGGGGACCAACCTCACAGATCTAACAGAGATGTCCTGCTTGTCTGGGGCATCCAGCTATTTCCGCACATTCTTGCCTGAGAAGCTACAGATAGTTAAGCCACTAGAAG GTTCCATGACTTTGCATCAGTGGCAACAATTAGCACAGCCCAACCTGGGCACGATTTTAGACCCACGACCCGGGGTCCTTACTAAAGGCTTTGAATTGCTGCCAGAAGATGGCACTTATCACTTGTCTGATCTAGAGGAGGACATCGAGGAGGGCATCACCTTCAAAGCCCAGCGCACCTCGACTCCTGAGGGTAAGGAGAACCAGAAGCAGCCACCAAAGGGGCAGGAGCCACCGCCAGATATTTTTCTGCCAATAACGAGCTTCTCCACTCATGACATGACGGCTG TGCGGAATCCAGGGAAATGTCTGTCGCAGACTAATTCTACTTTCACCTTCACCACCTGCCGGATCCTGCATCCCACAGATGTTGCTCAAGTTACAGCAAG CTTAACGTATGCTCCAGTGCCAAGTTCAGGGGGCTCATCCGTCAACATGATCGCCAATTCAAACACTCAAATAGCTTCTTGCCGCCCAAGCATTGGTGAATCCTTCATGAACAGGAGGGAGTCGACTACCACTCTGAGCAGTACCAGCAGTCTGACAAAACTCCTGCTCGATCGAGGGATCTCCGCTGGTATTTATCGCTGTCCGCTGTTGAAATGCCCATCTGTGGTTCGCCCCAAGACATTAGCCATACCCTGCACCCCACCAAACTCTCCCTCCAGCTCCCCATGCCCATCACCCTTGCCCTTTGACACGCGGGGAGCCATGGACAACTTCCTGGCTTCACGGCCTGCTGAGACGCTTCTCCAGGAGGTTTACTGTCTGAAGCCGGGGCGAAGCCGTGCAGATTCTGCTCCCGTCAATCTGAACTTGGTCAAGAAGCTGCAAAGAATGGGAATTGCCCAAGTGGTCAACCCCCGGAATGTTCCAGAGCATGACGAAAACCCCGAGTGCAGGAGCAAGCAGCGCAGGCTGGAATCAGCAGTGTTCATGGGGACTGGCAGCGGCCTTTTGGGGGGTCTGAGGCGGAACCAGAGCCTCCCCAGTGTGATTGGTGGACTTGGTGTGCCAGTACCAAAAATGGGCAGCTTAAATGAAGAGAAGACTGAAACCAAGCTGGATTTATCGGCATAG
- the trak2 gene encoding trafficking kinesin-binding protein 2 isoform X4 gives MTRTYNDTDMVTHLLAERDHDLELAARIGQSLLQRNRVLTERNELLEEQLAQAYDQVNQLQHELSKKDDLLRVVANASEESESDSSCSTPLRHNESFHLSHSLMQLDALQIKLRELEDENLSLRSEACHLKTETINYEEKEQQLVQDCVKELKETNIQISNLADELSRKNEDIVRHQEEITNLLSQIVELQLKVKECAIEKEELKQHLQASKDAQRQLTAELLEVQDRNAECLGMLHESQEEVKELRNKSTTSSLQRPQSYSMFPMDSLAAEIEGSMRRELNLEESTIQDQRNQHKRVFHTVRSINETIQSHKLASPPGSIPGSGYSSVVMTVKPHQSVMGPTDTKVSNNSASERDAHCNLSRIGKPGTPGGKDLATALRRLSLRQENYLSEKMFFEDERDRKLLALATEEESSCNTPTESVLSTGTNLTDLTEMSCLSGASSYFRTFLPEKLQIVKPLEGSMTLHQWQQLAQPNLGTILDPRPGVLTKGFELLPEDGTYHLSDLEEDIEEGITFKAQRTSTPEGKENQKQPPKGQEPPPDIFLPITSFSTHDMTAVRNPGKCLSQTNSTFTFTTCRILHPTDVAQVTASLTYAPVPSSGGSSVNMIANSNTQIASCRPSIGESFMNRRESTTTLSSTSSLTKLLLDRGISAGIYRCPLLKCPSVVRPKTLAIPCTPPNSPSSSPCPSPLPFDTRGAMDNFLASRPAETLLQEVYCLKPGRSRADSAPVNLNLVKKLQRMGIAQVVNPRNVPEHDENPECRSKQRRLESAVFMGTGSGLLGGLRRNQSLPSVIGGLGVPVPKMGSLNEEKTETKLDLSA, from the exons ATGACCAGGACGTACAATGACACCGATATGGTCACGCACCTGCTGGCTGAG AGAGATCACGATTTGGAGTTGGCTGCCCGGATAGGACAGTCGTTATTGCAACGGAACCGGGTACTGACTGAGAGGAATGAGCTCTTAGAAGAACAGCTGGCTCAGGCTTACGATCAA GTTAACCAACTACAGCATGAGCTGTCCAAAAAGGATGACCTCCTGCGAGTGGTAGCCAATGCTTCAGAGGAGAGCGAatctgactccagctgctccacACCACTCCGTCATAATGAGTCCTTTCATCTgtcacacagcttgatgcagttGGATGCTTTGCAGATTAAATTGCGAGAACTGGAGGATGAAAACCTCTCCCTCCGTTCTGAG GCTTGTCACCTGAAGACAGAAACTATCAACTATGAAGAGAAGGAACAGCAGTTGGTCCAAGACTGTGTGAAGGAGTTAA AAGAAACAAATATACAGATTTCCAACCTGGCAGATGAACTCTCCAGAAAGAACGAAGACATTGTACGTCACCAGGAGGAGATTACTAACTTGCTCAGTCAAATTGTGGAGCTTCAGCTTAAAGTCAAAGAG TGTGCTATTGAAAAAGAAGAACTTAAACAACATCTGCAAGCCTCCAAAGATGCCCAAAGACAGCTTACGGCAGAG CTGCTAGAAGTACAAGATCGGAATGCTGAGTGTTTGGGAATGTTGCATGAATCCCAGGAGGAAGTAAAAGAATTACGGAACAAATCAACAACATCCTCACTTCAACGGCCCCAGTCCTACAGCATGTTCCCAATG GATTCCTTGGCAGCTGAGATTGAGGGAAGCATGCGCAGGGAACTAAATCTGGAAGAATCTACCATTCAAGACCAAAG GAATCAACACAAACGGGTTTTCCATACCGTCAGAAGCATCAATGAAACCATACAATCCCACAAGCTGGCATCCCCCCCAGGATCTATCCCGGGATCTGGTTACTCATCGGTTGTCATGACAGTGAAACCCCACCAATCTGTTATGGGACCAACTGATACGAAAGTGTCGAATAACTCTGCAAGTGAACGTGATGCCCACTG CAACCTCTCTAGGATTGGGAAACCTGGTACTCCTGGGGGAAAAGACTTGGCCACTGCCCTGCGCCGGCTCTCCCTACGGCAGGAGAACTACCTGAGTGAGAAAATGTTCTTCGAAGATGAGCGAGATCGGAAGCTGTTGGCCCTGGCAACAGAGGAGGAGAGCAGCTGTAATACACCGACAGAGAGTGTCCTGTCCACGGGGACCAACCTCACAGATCTAACAGAGATGTCCTGCTTGTCTGGGGCATCCAGCTATTTCCGCACATTCTTGCCTGAGAAGCTACAGATAGTTAAGCCACTAGAAG GTTCCATGACTTTGCATCAGTGGCAACAATTAGCACAGCCCAACCTGGGCACGATTTTAGACCCACGACCCGGGGTCCTTACTAAAGGCTTTGAATTGCTGCCAGAAGATGGCACTTATCACTTGTCTGATCTAGAGGAGGACATCGAGGAGGGCATCACCTTCAAAGCCCAGCGCACCTCGACTCCTGAGGGTAAGGAGAACCAGAAGCAGCCACCAAAGGGGCAGGAGCCACCGCCAGATATTTTTCTGCCAATAACGAGCTTCTCCACTCATGACATGACGGCTG TGCGGAATCCAGGGAAATGTCTGTCGCAGACTAATTCTACTTTCACCTTCACCACCTGCCGGATCCTGCATCCCACAGATGTTGCTCAAGTTACAGCAAG CTTAACGTATGCTCCAGTGCCAAGTTCAGGGGGCTCATCCGTCAACATGATCGCCAATTCAAACACTCAAATAGCTTCTTGCCGCCCAAGCATTGGTGAATCCTTCATGAACAGGAGGGAGTCGACTACCACTCTGAGCAGTACCAGCAGTCTGACAAAACTCCTGCTCGATCGAGGGATCTCCGCTGGTATTTATCGCTGTCCGCTGTTGAAATGCCCATCTGTGGTTCGCCCCAAGACATTAGCCATACCCTGCACCCCACCAAACTCTCCCTCCAGCTCCCCATGCCCATCACCCTTGCCCTTTGACACGCGGGGAGCCATGGACAACTTCCTGGCTTCACGGCCTGCTGAGACGCTTCTCCAGGAGGTTTACTGTCTGAAGCCGGGGCGAAGCCGTGCAGATTCTGCTCCCGTCAATCTGAACTTGGTCAAGAAGCTGCAAAGAATGGGAATTGCCCAAGTGGTCAACCCCCGGAATGTTCCAGAGCATGACGAAAACCCCGAGTGCAGGAGCAAGCAGCGCAGGCTGGAATCAGCAGTGTTCATGGGGACTGGCAGCGGCCTTTTGGGGGGTCTGAGGCGGAACCAGAGCCTCCCCAGTGTGATTGGTGGACTTGGTGTGCCAGTACCAAAAATGGGCAGCTTAAATGAAGAGAAGACTGAAACCAAGCTGGATTTATCGGCATAG